From the Sinorhizobium garamanticum genome, one window contains:
- a CDS encoding thiazole synthase → MLTLYGQELGSRMLLGTARYPSPAILADAVRQAGTEVVTVSLRRETAGGRQGGAFFELIRELGARVLPNTAGCYSVSEAVLTAKMAREVFGTSWIKLEVIGHHDTLQPDVFGLVEAARILAGEGFEVFPYTTDDLVVAERLVEAGCKVLMPWCAPIGSAMGPQNIAALRSMRAHFPDVPLIVDAGIGRPSHATTVMELGYDAVLLNTAVAGAGNPALMAAAFAKAIEAGRAAFEAGMLEPRDMAVPSTPVIGKAVFS, encoded by the coding sequence ATGCTGACACTGTACGGACAGGAACTTGGCTCGCGCATGCTGCTCGGCACGGCGCGCTACCCCTCCCCCGCCATCCTCGCCGATGCTGTCCGACAGGCGGGCACCGAGGTCGTCACCGTATCGCTCCGCCGTGAGACGGCCGGCGGCCGACAGGGCGGCGCTTTCTTCGAACTCATCCGCGAACTCGGCGCGCGCGTTCTGCCGAACACCGCCGGCTGCTACTCGGTGTCGGAGGCGGTGCTGACGGCGAAGATGGCGCGCGAGGTCTTCGGCACGAGCTGGATCAAGCTCGAGGTCATCGGCCATCACGATACGCTTCAGCCGGACGTCTTCGGGCTTGTCGAGGCGGCGCGCATCCTTGCCGGCGAAGGTTTCGAGGTCTTCCCCTATACGACCGACGATCTGGTCGTCGCCGAACGGCTGGTCGAGGCGGGCTGCAAGGTGCTGATGCCCTGGTGCGCACCGATCGGCAGCGCCATGGGGCCGCAGAACATCGCGGCGCTTCGAAGCATGCGCGCGCATTTTCCCGATGTGCCACTCATCGTCGACGCCGGCATCGGCCGGCCGTCGCATGCGACGACCGTGATGGAGCTCGGATACGACGCGGTGCTTCTCAACACCGCCGTTGCCGGCGCCGGCAATCCGGCGCTGATGGCCGCAGCCTTTGCCAAGGCGATCGAGGCAGGGCGTGCCGCCTTCGAAGCGGGCATGCTCGAACCGCGTGACATGGCCGTCCCCTCGACCCCCGTCATCGGAAAGGCAGTCTTCTCGTGA
- the thiS gene encoding sulfur carrier protein ThiS: MRLIVNGEEQDVFAATLSELLAQLDFEGDWLATAVNGELVHRTDRANHRLNDRDRIEILSPMKGG; this comes from the coding sequence ATGAGACTGATCGTCAATGGCGAAGAACAGGACGTCTTCGCCGCCACACTTTCCGAGCTGCTGGCGCAGCTCGACTTCGAAGGGGACTGGCTCGCAACCGCCGTCAACGGCGAACTCGTTCACCGGACCGATAGGGCAAACCATCGGCTCAATGATCGCGACCGGATCGAAATTCTCTCGCCGATGAAGGGAGGCTGA
- the thiO gene encoding glycine oxidase ThiO, which yields MRVLVKGAGVAGLTVARELVARGADVTVAEPEPGFAAAASWYAGGMLAPWCERESADEAVLTRGRGAVDWWDRALPGEVRRNGTLVAALPRDVGELKRFASKTSGFEWLETDGVAALEPALAGRFRQALFFPEEAHLDPRRALSLLGENLAGQGVAFVRDEDDGHFDLVVDCTGTSKIGSLDGLRGVRGEMLYLESDELELSRPVRLLHPRIPLYIVPRGDGLFMCGATMIERDDAGPITARSLMELLNAAYALHPAFGEARVVETGTGVRPAFPDNLPRVIRAGNTIIVNGLYRHGFLLSPALAIEAAGLVLGEQDRREISR from the coding sequence ATGCGGGTGCTCGTCAAAGGAGCCGGCGTTGCCGGCCTCACCGTCGCGCGCGAACTCGTCGCGCGCGGGGCCGACGTCACGGTCGCGGAGCCAGAGCCGGGCTTCGCGGCAGCCGCATCCTGGTACGCCGGCGGCATGCTCGCCCCCTGGTGCGAGCGGGAAAGCGCCGACGAAGCCGTGCTCACGCGCGGCCGCGGCGCCGTCGACTGGTGGGACCGCGCGCTTCCCGGCGAAGTCCGCCGCAATGGAACGCTGGTGGCCGCCCTGCCGCGCGACGTCGGCGAGTTGAAGCGCTTTGCTTCCAAGACCTCCGGCTTCGAATGGCTCGAAACCGACGGCGTCGCGGCGCTGGAGCCGGCGCTCGCTGGACGGTTCCGGCAGGCGCTGTTCTTTCCCGAGGAAGCGCATCTCGATCCGCGCCGGGCGCTTTCGCTTCTCGGCGAAAATCTGGCGGGACAAGGCGTCGCTTTCGTTCGCGACGAAGACGACGGCCACTTCGACCTCGTCGTCGATTGCACCGGCACGTCGAAGATCGGCAGCCTCGACGGACTGCGCGGCGTTCGCGGCGAAATGCTGTATCTCGAGAGCGATGAACTGGAACTGTCGCGGCCGGTGCGCCTGCTGCATCCGCGCATTCCGCTCTACATCGTGCCGCGAGGCGACGGGCTCTTCATGTGCGGCGCAACGATGATCGAGCGCGACGATGCCGGCCCGATCACCGCCCGCTCGCTCATGGAGCTCCTGAACGCTGCCTACGCTCTTCATCCGGCCTTCGGCGAGGCGCGTGTCGTCGAGACCGGAACCGGCGTGCGCCCCGCCTTCCCCGACAACCTGCCGCGCGTCATCCGCGCGGGAAATACCATCATCGTCAACGGCCTTTACCGCCACGGCTTCCTCCTCTCGCCGGCACTGGCAATCGAAGCGGCTGGATTGGTCCTGGGCGAACAAGACCGAAGGGAGATTTCTCGATGA
- the thiC gene encoding phosphomethylpyrimidine synthase ThiC encodes MNVFKPLAAPSVTQGPLPASQKVYKPGEIHPDIRVPMREIALHPTSGEPPVTVYDSSGPYTVEGANIRIEAGLPPLRRDWILGRGDVDVYQGRSVKAEDNGFATGEKLTPEFPVRHEPLRAKSGQAVTQLAYARAGIITPEMEFIAIRENLGRKAAREALQRDGESFGASVPDFVTPEFVRQEVAAGRAIIPANINHPESEPMIIGRNFLVKINANIGNSAVTSSMAEEVEKMVWATRWGADTVMDLSTGRNIHNIREWIIRNSPVPIGTVPLYQALEKVNGIAEDLTWEVYRDTLIEQAEQGVDYFTIHAGVRLPYIPLTVDRVTGIVSRGGSIMAKWCLHHHRESFLYEHFEEICDICRAYDVSFSLGDGLRPGSIADANDAAQFAELETLGGLTKIAWAKDCQVMIEGPGHVPMHKIKENMDKQLSVCGEAPFYTLGPLTTDIAPGYDHITSGIGAAMIGWFGTAMLCYVTPKEHLGLPDRDDVKTGVITYKIAAHAADLAKGHPAARVRDDALSRARFEFRWEDQFNLSLDPETARSFHDETLPKEAHKVAHFCSMCGPKFCSMRISHDIRAEAQKEGLAAMAEKYREGGDLYIPVDEAERLARRTPAE; translated from the coding sequence ATGAATGTTTTCAAGCCTCTCGCAGCGCCCTCGGTCACGCAGGGCCCTCTTCCGGCCTCGCAGAAAGTCTACAAGCCCGGCGAGATCCATCCAGATATCCGCGTGCCGATGCGCGAGATCGCGCTGCATCCGACCTCGGGCGAGCCGCCGGTCACCGTCTATGATTCCTCCGGCCCCTATACGGTGGAGGGCGCGAACATTCGCATCGAGGCGGGCCTGCCGCCGCTTCGCCGCGACTGGATCCTTGGACGCGGCGACGTCGACGTCTATCAGGGCCGCAGCGTCAAGGCGGAAGACAACGGCTTTGCGACCGGCGAGAAACTGACGCCCGAATTTCCCGTTCGCCATGAGCCGCTGCGCGCCAAGAGCGGACAGGCCGTTACCCAGCTTGCCTATGCCCGCGCGGGCATCATCACGCCGGAAATGGAATTCATCGCCATCCGCGAAAATCTCGGCCGCAAGGCGGCGAGGGAGGCGCTTCAGCGCGACGGTGAAAGCTTCGGTGCATCGGTTCCCGATTTCGTCACGCCGGAATTCGTTCGCCAGGAAGTCGCCGCCGGCAGGGCCATCATTCCGGCCAACATCAACCATCCGGAATCCGAGCCGATGATCATCGGCCGCAATTTCCTGGTAAAGATCAACGCCAACATCGGCAATTCCGCCGTCACCTCGTCGATGGCCGAGGAAGTCGAGAAGATGGTCTGGGCGACCCGCTGGGGCGCCGACACGGTGATGGACCTTTCGACCGGCCGCAACATCCACAACATTCGCGAATGGATCATCCGCAATTCGCCGGTGCCGATCGGCACGGTTCCGCTCTATCAGGCGCTCGAGAAGGTGAACGGCATCGCCGAGGATCTCACCTGGGAGGTCTATCGCGACACGCTGATCGAGCAGGCCGAGCAGGGAGTCGACTATTTCACCATCCATGCCGGCGTGCGGCTGCCCTACATCCCGCTGACGGTCGACCGCGTCACCGGCATCGTCTCGCGCGGCGGCTCGATCATGGCCAAGTGGTGCCTGCATCACCACCGCGAGAGCTTCCTCTACGAGCATTTCGAGGAGATCTGCGACATCTGCCGCGCCTATGACGTCTCCTTCTCGCTCGGCGATGGCCTGCGTCCCGGCTCGATCGCGGATGCCAACGATGCCGCGCAGTTCGCGGAGCTCGAAACGCTCGGGGGGCTCACGAAGATCGCCTGGGCGAAGGATTGCCAGGTGATGATCGAAGGGCCCGGCCACGTGCCGATGCACAAGATCAAGGAGAACATGGACAAACAGCTTTCCGTCTGCGGCGAGGCGCCCTTCTACACGCTCGGGCCGCTGACGACCGACATCGCGCCCGGTTACGACCACATCACGTCGGGCATCGGCGCGGCGATGATCGGCTGGTTCGGCACCGCCATGCTCTGCTACGTGACGCCGAAGGAGCATCTGGGGCTGCCCGACCGCGACGACGTCAAGACCGGTGTCATCACCTACAAGATCGCGGCCCACGCAGCTGACCTCGCCAAAGGGCATCCGGCCGCCCGCGTTCGCGACGATGCACTTTCCCGCGCGCGTTTCGAATTCCGCTGGGAAGACCAGTTCAATCTCTCGCTGGACCCCGAGACCGCCCGTAGCTTCCACGACGAGACCCTGCCGAAGGAAGCGCACAAGGTCGCGCATTTCTGCTCCATGTGCGGCCCGAAATTCTGTTCGATGCGGATCTCCCACGATATCCGCGCCGAGGCGCAGAAGGAGGGGCTCGCGGCCATGGCCGAGAAATATCGCGAGGGCGGCGACCTCTATATACCGGTTGACGAGGCAGAGCGGCTGGCCCGGCGGACACCGGCCGAATGA
- a CDS encoding DUF427 domain-containing protein, producing the protein MSDKPFKIPGPDHPITIDHNPARVVVKLDGRVVADTRDALTLREASYPPVQYIPRKDVDMSLLARTEHSTHCPYKGDASYYSITPGGERSKNAIWTYENPHAAVREIKDHMAFYPDRVDSIEELPAS; encoded by the coding sequence ATGTCAGACAAGCCGTTCAAAATTCCCGGGCCCGATCATCCGATCACCATTGACCACAACCCAGCGCGCGTCGTCGTCAAGCTCGACGGCCGCGTCGTTGCCGATACGCGCGATGCACTGACGCTCCGCGAGGCGTCCTATCCGCCGGTGCAGTATATTCCCCGCAAGGACGTCGACATGTCGCTGCTTGCACGCACCGAGCATTCGACGCATTGCCCTTACAAGGGCGACGCGTCCTATTACAGCATTACCCCAGGAGGCGAGCGCTCGAAAAACGCCATCTGGACCTATGAAAACCCGCATGCGGCGGTGCGTGAAATCAAGGACCACATGGCCTTCTATCCGGATCGGGTGGATTCGATCGAGGAATTGCCGGCGTCTTAG
- a CDS encoding helix-turn-helix domain-containing protein yields MKRAVPTYELYGEESGERPDFWLHCETIPSRSRLHHWEIGLHRHQSFFQILYIAGGSGDALFGETSQAISPPAVITIPPTVSHGFRFSRDIDGFVFTVLASHLPAAPGGRSRLGKWLSMACLTPLGESEDGRYIAETLQRLAEEWQARRSHRTGLLDAYLSTVLTLTARLAEAPRIDAAAAESENERRMERFDALLRQHVLAHRPAAFYARELGLSQTHLNRVVRAMTGQSVHEVIAERLLNAARRELVFTRASVQEISFRLGFSDAAYFSRFFVRHIGTTPRAWRMAERQKLGV; encoded by the coding sequence ATGAAGCGGGCGGTGCCGACATATGAGCTTTACGGCGAGGAGTCCGGAGAACGTCCGGATTTCTGGCTGCATTGCGAGACGATCCCCTCGCGCAGCCGCCTGCACCACTGGGAGATCGGCCTCCACCGCCATCAGAGCTTCTTTCAGATCCTGTACATCGCCGGGGGTTCGGGTGACGCCCTGTTCGGCGAGACGTCGCAAGCGATCTCTCCCCCGGCCGTAATCACCATTCCGCCCACCGTCAGCCATGGCTTCCGCTTTTCCCGCGACATCGACGGTTTTGTTTTCACAGTCCTTGCATCACACCTGCCGGCTGCCCCGGGCGGCCGCAGCAGGCTGGGCAAATGGCTGTCAATGGCTTGCCTGACGCCGCTCGGCGAAAGCGAAGACGGTCGCTACATCGCCGAGACCTTGCAGCGCCTGGCAGAGGAATGGCAAGCGCGGCGCAGCCACCGCACGGGCCTGCTCGACGCCTATCTCTCGACGGTACTGACGCTGACGGCGCGTCTCGCAGAAGCGCCGCGCATTGACGCAGCTGCCGCGGAAAGCGAGAACGAGCGCCGGATGGAGCGCTTCGACGCGCTGCTTCGACAGCACGTTCTTGCGCACCGGCCGGCCGCGTTTTACGCGCGAGAGCTCGGTCTGTCGCAAACCCATTTGAACCGCGTGGTCCGGGCGATGACCGGGCAGAGCGTACACGAGGTCATTGCTGAAAGGCTGTTGAACGCCGCGCGGCGCGAGCTCGTCTTCACGCGTGCGAGCGTCCAGGAGATCAGCTTCCGCCTCGGCTTTTCAGACGCGGCGTATTTCTCACGTTTCTTCGTGCGCCACATCGGGACCACGCCGCGGGCGTGGCGCATGGCGGAGCGGCAAAAGCTCGGCGTGTGA
- the pobA gene encoding 4-hydroxybenzoate 3-monooxygenase, with product MRTQVVIIGSGPSGLLLGQLLTLAGIDNVILDRASKDHILGRVRAGVLEEGTVRLMDEARSGTRMHAEGLPHDGFSLAFDGRDHRIDLFGLTNGKRVLIYGQTELTRDLMDRREATGASTVYEAANVTPYDLDGDAPYVTYEKGGSTRRIACDFIAGCDGSHGVSRRSVPEKSIRTFEKVYPFGWLGILADVPPVSPELVYANHPRGFALCSMRSMTRSRYYIQCSLDEKLEEWNDQRFWDELRRRLPAHHADRVVTGPSFEKSIAPLRSFVAEPMRFHRLFLVGDAAHIVPPTGAKGLNLAASDVHYLYEGLIEHYEDRSNAGLDAYSARALSRVWKAVRFSWWMTTMMHRFPDTSDFDQKIQEAELDYLTHSRAAATALAENYVGLPF from the coding sequence ATGCGAACCCAGGTCGTCATTATCGGCTCGGGACCGTCCGGTCTCCTGCTCGGGCAATTGCTGACCCTTGCGGGGATCGACAATGTCATCCTCGATCGTGCCAGCAAGGACCACATCCTCGGGCGGGTGCGGGCCGGCGTGCTGGAGGAGGGGACGGTGCGGCTGATGGATGAGGCGCGGTCCGGCACCCGCATGCATGCCGAAGGGCTGCCGCATGACGGGTTCTCGCTCGCCTTCGACGGTCGCGATCATCGCATCGATCTTTTCGGCTTGACCAATGGCAAGCGCGTGCTGATCTACGGCCAGACGGAACTTACCCGCGATCTCATGGATCGTCGGGAAGCAACCGGCGCATCGACGGTCTACGAGGCGGCGAATGTAACGCCGTATGATCTCGACGGAGACGCGCCCTACGTCACCTACGAGAAGGGCGGGAGCACCCGCCGCATCGCGTGCGATTTCATCGCTGGTTGCGATGGGTCGCACGGGGTCAGTCGCAGGTCGGTACCGGAAAAGTCCATCCGCACCTTCGAAAAAGTATATCCCTTCGGCTGGCTCGGCATTCTCGCTGATGTGCCGCCGGTCAGTCCCGAACTGGTCTACGCCAACCACCCGCGCGGTTTCGCGCTCTGTTCGATGCGATCAATGACCCGCAGCCGCTACTACATCCAGTGCTCGCTCGACGAAAAGCTCGAGGAATGGAACGACCAACGCTTCTGGGACGAACTGCGCCGCCGCCTGCCGGCCCACCATGCCGACCGGGTGGTGACCGGGCCGTCCTTCGAAAAATCGATCGCACCGCTTCGATCCTTCGTCGCCGAACCGATGCGGTTTCACCGGCTGTTTCTCGTCGGCGATGCTGCCCATATCGTGCCACCGACCGGGGCCAAGGGGCTGAACCTCGCCGCAAGCGACGTGCATTATCTCTACGAGGGGCTGATCGAGCATTACGAGGATCGCTCCAATGCCGGCCTCGACGCCTATTCGGCGCGAGCGCTTTCGCGCGTCTGGAAAGCGGTGCGTTTCTCCTGGTGGATGACGACGATGATGCACCGTTTCCCGGATACCAGCGACTTCGACCAGAAGATCCAGGAGGCCGAACTCGACTATCTCACCCATTCTCGAGCGGCCGCCACAGCGCTCGCGGAAAACTATGTGGGTCTGCCGTTTTGA
- a CDS encoding ABC transporter substrate-binding protein — MKRTILAALAALAMSGAAEADTIKVGVIGPFSGPFALQGKNFKAGIDAYMALNGSKVGDDDVEVIYRDVPQADPAQSKALAQELVVKEGVQYLAGFYFTPDAMAVTPLLEQGNVPLVIMNAATSAIVTKSPLAVRTSFTLWQTSTPIAKVAKDAGVSKVISVVSDYGPGVDAENAFKKAYEAVGGEIVEAVRMPLATNDFSPIMQRIKDSGAEGVFAFLPSGPTTLGFVKAYNENRLKDAGIKLFAPGDLTQESDLPALGEAALGLQTTFHYAVSHDSPENKAFVEAAGKAIGNPAELSFPAVGAYDGMHVIYKMIEATGGEQDAQKAVDAVKGLSWTSPRGPVSIDPESRHIIQNIYLREVAKADDGSYYNKEIQTFEKQGDPGLAALK, encoded by the coding sequence ATGAAACGGACGATTCTCGCCGCGCTGGCGGCACTGGCAATGAGCGGGGCAGCCGAGGCCGACACGATCAAGGTCGGCGTGATCGGGCCTTTTTCAGGCCCGTTTGCACTGCAGGGCAAGAATTTCAAGGCGGGCATCGACGCCTATATGGCTTTGAACGGCAGCAAGGTCGGCGACGACGACGTCGAGGTCATTTACCGGGATGTGCCGCAGGCGGATCCAGCCCAGTCCAAGGCGTTGGCGCAGGAGCTCGTCGTCAAGGAGGGTGTTCAGTATCTCGCCGGCTTCTATTTCACCCCCGACGCGATGGCGGTGACGCCGCTGCTCGAGCAGGGGAATGTGCCGCTGGTGATCATGAATGCCGCGACCTCGGCGATCGTCACCAAAAGCCCGCTGGCCGTGCGCACTTCGTTCACGCTCTGGCAGACCTCCACGCCGATCGCCAAGGTCGCGAAGGATGCCGGCGTCTCGAAGGTCATTTCGGTCGTCAGTGATTACGGCCCTGGCGTCGATGCCGAGAACGCCTTCAAGAAAGCGTACGAAGCGGTGGGCGGCGAGATCGTCGAGGCTGTCCGCATGCCGCTCGCCACCAATGATTTCTCGCCGATCATGCAGCGCATCAAGGATTCGGGCGCGGAGGGTGTCTTCGCCTTCCTGCCGTCCGGCCCGACGACGCTCGGTTTCGTCAAGGCCTATAACGAAAACAGGCTCAAGGACGCAGGCATCAAGCTCTTTGCGCCGGGCGACCTGACGCAGGAGTCCGACCTTCCGGCGCTGGGTGAAGCCGCGCTCGGCCTTCAGACGACGTTCCACTATGCCGTCTCGCACGACTCGCCCGAAAACAAGGCCTTTGTCGAGGCGGCCGGCAAGGCCATCGGCAATCCCGCCGAACTTTCCTTCCCTGCAGTCGGCGCCTATGACGGCATGCATGTCATCTACAAGATGATCGAGGCGACCGGCGGCGAGCAGGACGCGCAAAAGGCAGTCGACGCGGTCAAGGGGCTTTCCTGGACGAGCCCACGCGGGCCTGTTTCGATCGACCCGGAATCGCGCCACATCATCCAGAACATCTATCTGCGTGAGGTCGCCAAAGCCGATGACGGATCCTATTACAACAAGGAGATCCAGACTTTCGAGAAGCAGGGCGATCCCGGCCTTGCGGCGCTGAAATAG
- a CDS encoding branched-chain amino acid ABC transporter permease produces the protein MQTVFSIAVDALAYGMVLFVISIGLSVTMGLMRVVNLAHGAFAMIGGYIASYAARDMGLGYGIALMIAVFGTILIAIPIERLLYRRIYGAPELTQVLMTIGITFCIIGIANYVFGPTLKTIPLPPELQGSVDLGFRSIATHRIFAILCGLAVAAALWYLIEKTAFGVKLRAAVDDAAMAAALGVRTEVVYAVSFAVAVGLAALGGVVGAELLPVEPYYALRYMVTFLVVVSVGGAGSIPGALVACLLLGGIDTAGRYLVPEFGEFFFYLAVIAIVCVFPRGLAGRTR, from the coding sequence ATGCAAACCGTCTTCAGCATAGCGGTCGACGCGCTCGCTTACGGCATGGTGCTGTTCGTGATCTCGATCGGTCTTTCCGTCACCATGGGGCTTATGCGGGTGGTCAATCTCGCTCATGGCGCCTTCGCCATGATCGGCGGCTACATAGCCTCCTACGCGGCACGCGACATGGGGCTCGGCTATGGGATCGCCCTGATGATTGCGGTCTTCGGCACGATCCTCATAGCCATCCCAATCGAGCGGCTGCTTTATCGCCGCATCTACGGGGCGCCGGAGCTGACGCAGGTCTTGATGACGATCGGTATCACCTTCTGCATCATCGGCATCGCCAACTATGTCTTCGGTCCGACGCTGAAGACGATCCCCCTGCCGCCGGAGCTCCAGGGCTCCGTCGATCTCGGCTTCCGTTCGATCGCCACCCACCGCATTTTCGCGATCCTTTGCGGTCTCGCTGTCGCCGCCGCTCTTTGGTACCTGATCGAGAAGACCGCTTTCGGCGTGAAACTGAGGGCGGCCGTCGACGACGCGGCCATGGCGGCAGCTCTCGGGGTGCGCACCGAAGTCGTCTATGCGGTGAGCTTTGCCGTTGCCGTGGGGCTCGCTGCGCTGGGTGGCGTGGTGGGCGCCGAACTGCTTCCGGTCGAACCCTACTACGCCCTGCGGTACATGGTGACCTTCCTGGTCGTCGTTTCTGTCGGTGGGGCGGGCTCGATACCGGGCGCCCTTGTTGCCTGCCTGTTGCTCGGCGGTATCGATACCGCCGGCCGCTACCTGGTGCCAGAATTCGGAGAGTTCTTCTTCTATCTCGCCGTCATCGCAATCGTCTGCGTCTTCCCGCGCGGCCTTGCCGGGAGGACGAGATAG
- a CDS encoding branched-chain amino acid ABC transporter permease, translating into MATMNETLAAARGNRRKLGRDLAGLSAILALAVVGYLLFPNNLALLTRMTAIALLVLSLDLVTGYCGVATLGHAALFGTGAYAAGIAAVRFGITDPLLMLVCGIFGGVVAGLLCGVVILRAHGLPQLVLSIALIHLFHEFANKASSWTGGSDGLAGIAPEPLLGLFAFDLWGRTAYVFGIVLLAVVFTILRVVVRSPFGMLCRGIKEDPIRIRAMGASPKVALVKMYMISGAVAGAGGALNAISTQVVGLDSLSFTLSAESLVMLVLGGTGSLFGALTGTIVFMFFEDIVSAANPFHWLTMVGALLIAVVLFAPKGLYGTIAAVATRWREARR; encoded by the coding sequence ATGGCGACGATGAACGAGACACTGGCGGCAGCACGTGGCAATCGGCGAAAACTCGGCCGCGACCTTGCCGGCCTTTCCGCGATTCTCGCACTGGCCGTCGTCGGCTATCTTTTGTTTCCAAACAACCTGGCGCTGCTCACGCGCATGACGGCGATCGCGCTGCTGGTGCTGTCTCTCGATCTCGTGACCGGCTATTGCGGGGTGGCGACACTTGGTCATGCGGCTCTGTTCGGGACAGGCGCCTATGCGGCCGGAATCGCCGCCGTCCGCTTCGGCATCACGGATCCGCTGCTCATGCTCGTCTGCGGCATTTTCGGCGGTGTTGTTGCGGGGCTTCTCTGTGGCGTGGTCATCCTCAGAGCCCACGGCCTTCCGCAGCTCGTTCTGTCGATCGCACTCATCCATCTGTTTCACGAGTTCGCCAACAAGGCCTCATCCTGGACGGGCGGCAGCGACGGGCTCGCTGGCATTGCGCCCGAGCCACTGCTCGGGCTCTTCGCGTTCGACCTTTGGGGCCGCACGGCTTACGTCTTCGGCATCGTCCTTCTTGCGGTCGTGTTCACGATTCTGCGCGTTGTCGTGCGCTCGCCCTTCGGCATGCTCTGCCGCGGCATCAAGGAGGATCCGATCCGCATTCGTGCGATGGGCGCTTCGCCCAAGGTTGCCTTGGTCAAGATGTACATGATTTCCGGTGCGGTGGCCGGGGCCGGCGGTGCGCTCAACGCCATCTCGACGCAGGTGGTCGGTCTCGACAGCCTCTCCTTCACTCTCTCAGCCGAAAGCCTGGTCATGCTCGTGCTCGGCGGCACCGGCTCGCTGTTCGGCGCGCTTACCGGCACGATCGTTTTCATGTTCTTCGAGGATATCGTTTCGGCCGCCAATCCCTTCCATTGGCTGACGATGGTCGGTGCCCTGCTGATCGCCGTCGTGCTGTTTGCGCCCAAAGGCCTCTACGGCACGATCGCCGCCGTTGCGACCCGGTGGCGGGAGGCGCGGCGATGA
- a CDS encoding ABC transporter ATP-binding protein: MSAIFEVRNLKRSFGGLAVTNDVSLAMAPGDRVALIGPNGAGKTTFVNLVTGNLTPDSGEVRIGGEDITRVKAIGRVRRGLVRSFQVTRLFQDMTPAEHVALAVLQRDGRAGRFFGNYLAMPEVMAEVGDLIGKLGLRDQMHRRVREIAYGQQRLLEIAVALALKPRVLLLDEPAAGVPQSDTGRIEQALADLPPDLAVLMIEHDMDLVFRFARRVIVLAAGTIIFDGSPSDVTKDPRVREAYLGSYANAGHAA, from the coding sequence ATGAGTGCCATCTTCGAGGTTCGGAATCTGAAGCGATCCTTCGGCGGCCTCGCCGTCACCAACGATGTCAGCCTCGCCATGGCGCCGGGCGACCGCGTGGCACTGATCGGCCCGAACGGCGCCGGAAAGACGACCTTCGTCAACCTCGTCACCGGGAACCTGACGCCCGATTCCGGCGAGGTCCGGATCGGCGGCGAAGATATCACCCGAGTCAAAGCCATCGGACGCGTTCGGCGTGGCCTCGTGCGGTCGTTCCAAGTGACGCGTCTCTTCCAGGACATGACTCCGGCGGAACATGTAGCGCTTGCGGTCCTGCAGCGCGACGGCCGGGCAGGGCGCTTCTTCGGGAACTACCTCGCAATGCCCGAGGTCATGGCGGAGGTTGGCGATCTCATCGGCAAGCTCGGGCTGCGCGACCAGATGCACCGGCGTGTCCGCGAGATCGCCTATGGCCAGCAGCGGCTTCTGGAGATCGCCGTGGCACTGGCGCTGAAGCCGCGGGTGCTGCTCCTTGACGAACCGGCCGCCGGCGTGCCGCAAAGCGACACGGGCCGTATCGAGCAGGCGCTGGCCGATCTTCCGCCCGACCTTGCCGTGCTGATGATCGAGCATGACATGGACCTTGTGTTTCGCTTCGCCAGGCGGGTGATCGTGTTGGCCGCCGGCACGATCATTTTCGACGGTTCGCCGTCGGATGTGACCAAAGATCCGCGGGTACGCGAAGCCTATCTCGGGAGTTATGCCAATGCCGGCCACGCCGCTTGA